One genomic window of Microbacterium testaceum StLB037 includes the following:
- a CDS encoding APC family permease — protein sequence MTQLESKGVATSAKRTLQGSLGVTAIIFMVVAAASPLTVVGGAGPLGILIGNGVGYPALYAVSAVILLLFAVGLAAMTRHVPRPGAFFTYIGYGLGRPSGLAAAWTAILTYTTIQVAVYGYVGYLLEITIVSVGGPDLPWWLYALATVALVGVLGYRHIDLSSKVLGILLIAEVAIVLVLVGAVVLDGGPEGLSLAPFEPANIASGSPGVGLMFAIAAFIGFEATAIFRDEARDPDRTIPRATYGAVIGIGVFYTLSTWGLVMAWGPNGVLAAAAENPATLMLRTVAIYLGTVGEVIVNVLLLTSMFACVLSFHNVLTRYQHAMSSAGVLPESVSGVHARHLSPHVSSIVQTATAGVLLAAFALLGLDPLLQVFTWLSGVATVAIVVLMAVTSIAVIVYFTRNRQDRRPWNTIIAPALGFVGLAISAVVIVAYFPVMVGDVDADGAPTFGAVTWALLALVVVVPAFGYVQAAWIRRRRPAAYAKLTDAIAG from the coding sequence ATGACCCAGCTCGAGTCGAAGGGGGTGGCGACGTCGGCGAAGCGGACGTTGCAGGGCTCCCTCGGTGTCACGGCGATCATCTTCATGGTGGTCGCCGCCGCGTCGCCGCTCACCGTCGTCGGCGGTGCCGGTCCCCTCGGCATCCTGATCGGCAACGGGGTGGGATACCCCGCCCTCTACGCCGTCAGCGCCGTCATCCTGCTCCTGTTCGCCGTGGGGCTCGCGGCCATGACCCGGCACGTCCCCCGCCCCGGTGCCTTCTTCACCTACATCGGGTACGGGCTGGGACGCCCCTCCGGGCTCGCCGCCGCGTGGACCGCGATCCTCACCTACACGACCATCCAGGTCGCGGTGTACGGCTACGTCGGGTACCTGCTCGAGATCACGATCGTGTCGGTCGGCGGACCCGACCTCCCGTGGTGGCTGTACGCTCTCGCGACCGTCGCGCTCGTCGGGGTGCTGGGCTACCGCCACATCGATCTGTCCAGCAAGGTGCTCGGCATCCTCCTCATCGCGGAGGTCGCGATCGTCCTCGTCCTCGTCGGCGCGGTGGTGCTCGACGGCGGTCCCGAGGGACTGAGTCTCGCCCCCTTCGAGCCCGCGAACATCGCGAGCGGCTCGCCCGGCGTGGGGCTGATGTTCGCCATCGCCGCGTTCATCGGCTTCGAAGCCACCGCGATCTTCCGCGACGAGGCGCGCGACCCCGACCGGACGATCCCGCGCGCCACCTACGGCGCCGTCATCGGCATCGGCGTCTTCTACACGCTGTCGACCTGGGGACTCGTGATGGCCTGGGGCCCGAACGGCGTCCTCGCCGCCGCCGCCGAGAACCCCGCGACGCTCATGCTCCGCACCGTGGCGATCTACCTCGGCACGGTCGGCGAGGTCATCGTCAACGTCCTCCTGCTGACGTCGATGTTCGCGTGCGTCCTGTCGTTCCACAACGTCCTGACGCGCTACCAGCACGCGATGTCGAGCGCCGGGGTCCTTCCCGAGTCGGTCTCGGGCGTGCACGCTCGTCACCTCTCGCCGCACGTGTCGTCGATCGTGCAGACCGCGACCGCGGGCGTCCTCCTCGCGGCGTTCGCCCTGCTCGGACTCGACCCCCTGCTGCAGGTGTTCACCTGGCTCTCCGGTGTCGCGACCGTCGCCATCGTCGTCCTGATGGCCGTCACCTCGATCGCGGTGATCGTCTACTTCACGCGCAATCGCCAGGACCGGCGCCCGTGGAACACGATCATCGCTCCGGCACTGGGCTTCGTGGGACTCGCGATCTCGGCCGTCGTGATCGTCGCGTACTTCCCCGTCATGGTCGGCGATGTCGACGCCGACGGCGCACCCACCTTCGGCGCCGTCACCTGGGCCCTGCTCGCCCTCGTGGTCGTCGTCCCCGCGTTCGGATACGTCCAGGCCGCCTGGATCCGCCGCCGCCGACCCGCCGCCTACGCCAAGCTCACCGACGCCATCGCGGGATGA
- a CDS encoding APC family permease — translation MTALARAIARLDPVAGFGDRSPLHGLERRRIGVVDLAAQSVAAVAPAAAATTVVLLVAGFAPGATVAAIVAAAILSLGVARTISQFARRFAATGALYTYTARGLGTRAGLAAGAAILTGYGAVAMFSLLGGAYYATYLVAGLWPSIDRALVTALFVVGQGLLVAFVLVRGIRISARAALVVEALSVALIVVLLIALLVRIGPVDLTAVAGMGGAHLDPTAFAAAAVIALTAFVGFESAATLSVESVSPLRNVPRAITGTVVLSGLLYVLAAVTQVAGFDALGADLATSASPVNELAEAYGLGGWGVVADIGIAASFLACAIGTTTALVRVLFALSRDGVLPAAVGRTHSRFGTPATAVAWALPLITAVPVAVAAAGIDTRDAMHVTIGVGAAGYIVAYILVCVAAPAFLRRIGESTVGATLVAGVSALALAAALVSFFVDDVSAGGMVVAIVAALMVVSGAVIAVLRRRHGPGALGVYDEPVAAQVLGGVVSPRHPDDA, via the coding sequence GTGACTGCACTCGCCCGCGCCATCGCGCGCCTCGATCCCGTCGCCGGCTTCGGCGACCGCTCGCCCCTGCACGGCCTCGAACGACGCCGCATCGGCGTCGTCGATCTCGCGGCCCAATCGGTCGCGGCGGTCGCCCCCGCCGCGGCGGCGACGACGGTCGTGCTGCTGGTGGCGGGCTTCGCCCCGGGCGCGACGGTCGCCGCGATCGTGGCCGCGGCGATCCTGAGCCTCGGCGTCGCCCGGACGATCTCGCAGTTCGCCCGGCGCTTCGCCGCCACGGGTGCCCTGTACACCTACACCGCTCGCGGCCTCGGCACGCGCGCCGGTCTCGCGGCGGGAGCGGCGATCCTCACGGGGTACGGCGCGGTGGCCATGTTCTCGCTCCTCGGCGGCGCGTACTACGCCACCTATCTGGTGGCGGGGCTGTGGCCGTCGATCGATCGAGCGCTCGTCACCGCGCTCTTCGTCGTCGGCCAGGGGCTTCTCGTCGCGTTCGTGCTCGTCCGCGGCATCCGGATCTCCGCTCGAGCGGCGCTCGTCGTCGAAGCGCTGTCGGTGGCCCTGATCGTGGTCCTCCTCATCGCCCTCCTGGTGCGGATCGGACCCGTCGACCTGACCGCTGTCGCCGGGATGGGTGGGGCCCACCTCGACCCGACGGCGTTCGCGGCCGCCGCCGTGATCGCGCTGACGGCGTTCGTCGGGTTCGAGTCCGCGGCGACGTTGAGCGTCGAGTCGGTGTCGCCGCTGCGCAATGTCCCTCGCGCGATCACGGGCACGGTGGTGTTGTCGGGACTTCTCTACGTCCTGGCCGCGGTGACTCAGGTCGCGGGTTTCGATGCGCTGGGCGCCGACCTCGCCACCAGCGCCTCGCCGGTCAACGAGCTCGCTGAGGCGTACGGCCTCGGTGGGTGGGGTGTCGTGGCCGACATCGGGATCGCGGCGTCGTTCCTCGCGTGCGCGATCGGCACGACCACCGCGCTCGTGCGGGTGCTCTTCGCGCTGAGCCGCGACGGCGTCCTTCCCGCGGCGGTCGGTCGGACCCATTCGCGCTTCGGCACCCCCGCGACGGCGGTCGCGTGGGCGCTGCCGCTCATCACCGCGGTGCCGGTCGCGGTGGCGGCCGCGGGCATCGACACGCGCGATGCGATGCACGTCACTATCGGGGTGGGAGCCGCCGGCTACATCGTGGCCTACATCCTCGTCTGCGTCGCCGCGCCCGCGTTCCTCCGCCGCATCGGCGAATCGACGGTCGGGGCCACGCTGGTCGCGGGCGTCTCGGCGCTCGCGCTCGCCGCCGCGCTCGTGTCGTTCTTCGTCGACGACGTCTCCGCCGGCGGGATGGTCGTCGCGATCGTCGCGGCTCTCATGGTCGTGTCCGGCGCCGTCATCGCCGTCCTGCGTCGACGCCACGGCCCGGGGGCGCTCGGGGTCTACGACGAGCCCGTCGCGGCGCAGGTGCTCGGGGGAGTGGTGTCGCCGCGGCATCCCGACGATGCGTGA
- a CDS encoding helix-turn-helix domain-containing protein: MREQPALAARQPGAVHSALAVLEAVAQLGAGVSAQRLSTELGLPRATTYRLVNLLVEDEYLVRTPDLAGFALGAKVAQLAAVVAPPARLSSAARAVLADARSTVRGGVHVALFVDGRVAVVDADPDFPLSDEARLAREPARYALGRLMLLSHGGEGTPELDRARDDLARWGATRQSGELAAASGCLAVPIRDASGLAAGAVAFSGPRHRVDDPGDVLSALRPAADALAPLMV; this comes from the coding sequence ATGCGTGAGCAGCCGGCGCTCGCCGCGCGACAGCCGGGCGCCGTGCACTCCGCGCTGGCCGTTCTCGAGGCCGTCGCCCAGCTCGGTGCCGGGGTGAGCGCCCAGCGACTCTCCACGGAGCTCGGTCTGCCGCGCGCGACGACCTACCGTCTCGTGAACCTCCTCGTCGAGGACGAGTACCTCGTCCGCACCCCCGATCTGGCGGGCTTCGCTCTCGGTGCCAAGGTCGCGCAGCTCGCCGCGGTCGTCGCCCCACCGGCGCGCCTGTCGTCGGCCGCCCGAGCGGTGCTGGCCGACGCGCGTTCGACCGTGCGCGGGGGAGTGCACGTGGCGCTCTTCGTCGACGGGCGGGTGGCGGTCGTGGATGCCGATCCCGACTTCCCCCTGTCGGATGAGGCGCGTCTCGCTCGCGAACCCGCCCGCTACGCGCTCGGTCGGCTCATGCTGTTGTCCCACGGCGGCGAGGGGACCCCGGAGCTCGACCGCGCCCGGGACGATCTCGCGCGGTGGGGCGCGACACGCCAGAGCGGGGAGCTGGCCGCCGCCTCGGGATGCCTCGCTGTTCCGATCCGCGATGCGAGCGGTCTCGCCGCGGGAGCCGTGGCGTTCTCGGGGCCACGGCATCGCGTCGACGACCCGGGCGACGTGCTCTCGGCGCTGCGTCCGGCGGCCGACGCCCTCGCCCCGCTGATGGTGTGA
- a CDS encoding NUDIX domain-containing protein, protein MNDARPGTTVPDHRGRTGLHLTGLDLDRNPRVIVEDVDLLAAGWHVLRATTFRYRNDDGEWVTQTRETYDRGNGATILLYDPARRTVLLTRQFRYPVYVNDHPDGMLIETAAGLLDDDDPLTAIRREAEEETGVRVDDVQHVFDVYMSPGSVTERLHFFAAAYDGSTRVGDRGGLEEEGEEIEILEYGIDEALQLIRNGEIQDAKTIMLLQWAVLDGPFARR, encoded by the coding sequence ATGAACGACGCACGCCCCGGCACCACCGTCCCCGATCACCGCGGTCGCACCGGACTGCACCTCACCGGCCTGGACCTCGACCGCAACCCCCGGGTGATCGTGGAGGACGTCGACCTGCTCGCCGCGGGGTGGCACGTGCTGCGGGCCACGACCTTCCGCTATCGGAACGACGACGGCGAATGGGTGACGCAGACCCGCGAGACGTACGACCGCGGCAACGGCGCGACCATCCTGCTCTACGACCCCGCGCGGCGGACCGTGCTGCTGACCCGGCAGTTCCGCTACCCCGTGTACGTCAACGACCACCCCGACGGCATGCTCATCGAGACCGCCGCGGGGCTCCTCGATGACGACGACCCGCTCACCGCGATCCGCCGCGAGGCCGAGGAGGAGACCGGCGTGCGCGTCGACGACGTGCAGCATGTCTTCGACGTGTACATGAGCCCCGGCTCAGTCACCGAACGTCTGCACTTCTTCGCCGCGGCGTACGACGGCTCGACGCGCGTGGGCGACCGGGGCGGCCTCGAGGAGGAGGGCGAGGAGATCGAGATCCTCGAGTACGGCATCGATGAGGCGCTGCAGCTCATCCGCAACGGTGAGATTCAGGATGCCAAGACGATCATGCTGCTGCAGTGGGCCGTGCTCGACGGACCGTTCGCCCGGCGCTGA
- a CDS encoding DeoR/GlpR family DNA-binding transcription regulator, with protein MLAAARKDALLERLRRDGRLVVKDVALELGLSEDSIRRDLRELDAAGLAVRVYGGALPASPAVADYDARGRVARSSKARVAAAALELIEPGATVLLDGGTTTLALVEALPRSFAGTVITHSPTIAAALLHHEAEVIVIGGRVFKHSAVACGSAAVEAAQRISADVFFLGVTGVHPSAGLTTGDADEAAMKRVLAERAAETFVLASEEKLGAASRFGILALDEVTGIVADLDPEAALAADLEAAGAHVRYASTPKQPRGDVGGPQ; from the coding sequence ATGCTCGCCGCCGCCCGCAAAGACGCCCTGCTCGAACGGCTCCGCCGCGACGGTCGTCTCGTCGTGAAAGACGTCGCCCTCGAACTCGGCCTCTCCGAAGACAGCATCCGTCGCGATCTTCGAGAACTGGATGCCGCCGGCCTCGCCGTCCGCGTCTACGGCGGAGCCCTCCCGGCCTCACCGGCGGTCGCCGACTACGACGCGCGGGGGAGGGTGGCGCGATCGAGCAAGGCCCGCGTCGCGGCGGCCGCGCTCGAGTTGATCGAACCGGGGGCCACGGTGCTCCTCGACGGGGGGACGACCACGCTCGCGCTCGTGGAAGCGCTGCCCCGCTCGTTCGCCGGCACCGTGATCACGCACTCGCCGACGATCGCCGCAGCCCTCCTGCACCACGAGGCCGAGGTCATCGTGATCGGGGGTCGCGTGTTCAAGCACTCCGCCGTCGCGTGCGGGTCCGCCGCGGTCGAGGCCGCGCAGAGAATCAGCGCCGACGTCTTCTTCCTCGGCGTCACCGGCGTGCACCCCTCGGCGGGGCTGACGACGGGGGATGCCGATGAGGCGGCGATGAAGCGCGTCCTCGCCGAACGGGCGGCCGAGACGTTCGTGCTCGCGAGCGAGGAGAAGCTGGGTGCGGCCTCGCGCTTCGGCATCCTGGCCCTCGACGAGGTGACGGGGATCGTCGCCGACCTCGATCCCGAAGCCGCTCTCGCCGCCGATCTTGAGGCGGCGGGCGCGCACGTGCGGTATGCCTCGACGCCGAAGCAACCCCGGGGCGATGTCGGGGGCCCGCAATAG
- the pta gene encoding phosphate acetyltransferase translates to MTQSIYITSAEGHSGKSTVALGVLDALSRVTPRVGVFRPIARSTAERDYVLEMLLDHDGVDLAYDDCVGVTYDDVRDDADAALGRIVERYKAVEAQCDAVVVIGSDYTDVGSPAELAYNARIAANLGAPVLLVLGGRAQQGQGETLGLSVARTPHEVGQIASLAVAELLHERAEVFAVIVNRADPDELDGIVASVRHVIDTAPVTSSDERRPVPVWALPEDRFLIAPSMRGVLRSVEGELIKGDPELLTREVLGVVVAGMSMVNVLPRLKESAVIVIPADRSEVLLATLLANASGTFPSLAGIVLNGGFELPDPIVRLIDGLGSPLPIIATDLGTYDTAVRIMNTRGRLAADSQRRYDTALAMFERHVDTALLTRELGVARPSVVTPLMFEYGLVDRARTDKRRIVLPEGTDDRVLRAAATVLSRGIADLTILGEPIEVRGRAIELGIDIRDAEVLSPFDAVHVDKFATEYARLRAHKGVTYAQAADTVTDVSYFGTLMVHLGLADGMVSGAAHTTAHTIRPAFEIIKTAPGVSVVSSVFLMALADRVLVYGDCAVIPDPTSEQLADIAVSSAATADQFGIEPRVAMLSYSTGESGTGADVEKVRAATALVRERAPELLVEGPIQYDAAADAAVAKAKMPGSEVAGRATVFVFPDLNTGNNTYKAVQRSAGAVAIGPVLQGLNKPINDLSRGALVDDIVNTIAITAIQAQGSTK, encoded by the coding sequence GTGACGCAGAGCATCTACATCACGTCCGCCGAGGGGCACTCGGGCAAGTCCACCGTGGCTCTGGGAGTCCTCGACGCCCTGAGCCGTGTGACCCCGCGCGTGGGGGTGTTCCGCCCCATCGCCCGCTCCACCGCCGAGCGCGACTACGTGCTCGAGATGCTGCTCGACCACGACGGCGTCGACCTCGCCTACGACGACTGCGTCGGCGTGACCTACGACGACGTCCGCGACGACGCCGACGCGGCCCTCGGTCGCATCGTCGAGCGCTACAAGGCCGTCGAGGCGCAGTGCGACGCCGTGGTCGTCATCGGCAGCGACTACACCGACGTCGGCAGCCCCGCCGAGCTGGCGTACAACGCCCGGATCGCGGCGAACCTCGGCGCGCCCGTCCTCCTCGTCCTCGGCGGTCGTGCCCAGCAGGGCCAGGGCGAGACGCTCGGTCTCTCGGTCGCCCGCACCCCGCACGAGGTGGGGCAGATCGCCTCCCTCGCCGTCGCCGAGCTGCTGCACGAGCGCGCCGAGGTGTTCGCGGTCATCGTGAACCGCGCCGATCCCGACGAGCTCGACGGCATCGTGGCATCCGTCCGTCATGTCATCGACACGGCGCCCGTCACCTCGTCCGACGAGCGCCGGCCCGTGCCGGTGTGGGCTCTGCCCGAAGACCGCTTCCTCATCGCCCCCTCCATGCGCGGGGTCCTGCGCTCGGTCGAGGGCGAGCTCATCAAGGGCGACCCCGAGCTGCTCACCCGCGAGGTGCTCGGCGTGGTCGTGGCCGGCATGTCGATGGTCAACGTCCTCCCGCGGTTGAAGGAGTCGGCGGTCATCGTGATCCCCGCCGACCGCAGCGAGGTCCTCCTCGCCACCCTCCTCGCCAACGCCTCGGGCACCTTCCCCTCGCTCGCGGGCATCGTGCTCAACGGCGGGTTCGAACTGCCCGACCCGATCGTCCGTCTCATCGACGGACTCGGATCGCCGCTGCCGATCATCGCGACCGACCTCGGCACCTACGACACGGCCGTGCGCATCATGAACACGCGCGGACGCCTCGCCGCCGACTCCCAGCGTCGCTACGACACCGCGCTGGCGATGTTCGAGCGTCACGTCGACACCGCCCTCCTGACCCGCGAGCTCGGCGTCGCGCGCCCCAGCGTCGTCACCCCGCTGATGTTCGAGTACGGCCTCGTCGACCGGGCCCGCACCGACAAGCGCCGCATCGTCCTGCCCGAGGGCACCGACGACCGCGTGCTCCGGGCGGCGGCCACGGTGCTCTCGCGCGGCATCGCCGACCTGACGATCCTCGGTGAGCCGATCGAGGTGCGCGGGCGGGCGATCGAGCTCGGCATCGACATCCGCGACGCCGAGGTGCTCAGCCCCTTCGACGCGGTGCACGTCGACAAGTTCGCCACCGAGTACGCCCGGCTCCGTGCGCACAAGGGCGTCACCTACGCGCAGGCCGCCGACACGGTCACCGACGTGTCGTACTTCGGCACCCTGATGGTGCACCTGGGCCTCGCCGACGGCATGGTCTCGGGTGCCGCCCACACCACGGCCCACACGATCCGTCCCGCGTTCGAGATCATCAAGACCGCCCCCGGCGTCTCGGTCGTCTCGAGCGTGTTCCTCATGGCCCTCGCCGATCGCGTCCTCGTCTACGGCGACTGCGCGGTCATCCCCGACCCCACGAGCGAGCAGCTGGCCGACATCGCCGTGTCGTCGGCGGCGACCGCCGACCAGTTCGGCATCGAGCCGCGCGTCGCGATGCTGTCGTACTCGACGGGGGAGTCGGGCACCGGCGCCGACGTCGAGAAGGTGCGTGCCGCGACCGCCCTCGTGCGCGAGCGCGCACCCGAGCTGCTCGTCGAAGGTCCGATCCAGTACGACGCCGCCGCCGACGCGGCCGTCGCGAAGGCCAAGATGCCCGGCTCCGAGGTGGCCGGACGCGCGACCGTCTTCGTCTTCCCCGACCTCAACACCGGCAACAACACCTACAAGGCCGTGCAGCGCTCGGCGGGTGCCGTGGCGATCGGCCCGGTGCTGCAGGGTCTGAACAAGCCCATCAACGACCTGTCGCGCGGCGCGCTCGTCGACGACATCGTCAACACCATCGCGATCACCGCGATCCAGGCCCAGGGGAGCACCAAGTGA
- a CDS encoding acetate/propionate family kinase, with protein sequence MSVVLVVNSGSSSFKYQLLDMDREEVLASGLVERIGDAAGVAKHTVAAAALAATDGPAPTVTDATYEIEREIPDHTAGFAVMLDAFAAHGPSLDEHPPVAVGHRVVHGGARFFEPTVVTPLVEINIDELSVLAPLHNPANLAGIVAAKKAFPDVPHVAVFDTAFHQSLAPEAYTYAIDREVAEAHRIRRYGFHGTSHKFVSEAAAAFVGRPIGELKQIVFHLGNGASVAAIEGGRSVDTSMGLTPLEGLVMGTRSGDLDPAVLFQLARRADMSIADLDTLLNKRSGLLGLAGVSDMRDIGERRDAGDPAAQLAFDVYVHRLRAYAGAYLAQLDGVDVISFTAGVGENSIRVREEAMATLGFAGVEIDPERNATRARGIRRISTDSSRVEVLVVPTNEELEIARQTLSVTA encoded by the coding sequence GTGAGCGTCGTGCTCGTCGTCAACAGCGGTTCGTCGTCGTTCAAGTACCAGCTGCTCGACATGGACCGCGAAGAGGTCCTCGCCTCGGGGTTGGTCGAGCGCATCGGCGACGCCGCCGGGGTCGCGAAGCACACCGTCGCCGCAGCCGCCCTCGCCGCCACCGATGGTCCCGCGCCGACGGTGACGGATGCCACCTACGAGATCGAGCGCGAGATCCCCGACCACACCGCGGGCTTCGCAGTCATGCTCGACGCCTTCGCCGCGCATGGCCCGTCCCTCGACGAGCATCCGCCGGTCGCGGTCGGACACCGCGTCGTCCACGGCGGAGCGCGGTTCTTCGAGCCCACCGTGGTGACGCCCCTCGTCGAGATCAACATCGACGAGCTGTCGGTCCTCGCGCCCCTGCACAACCCGGCGAACCTCGCCGGCATCGTCGCGGCCAAGAAGGCCTTCCCCGACGTGCCGCACGTGGCCGTCTTCGACACGGCGTTCCACCAGTCGCTCGCCCCCGAGGCGTACACCTACGCGATCGACCGAGAGGTCGCCGAGGCGCATCGCATCCGCCGGTACGGCTTCCACGGCACGAGTCACAAGTTCGTCAGCGAGGCCGCCGCGGCCTTCGTCGGCCGACCGATCGGCGAGCTGAAGCAGATCGTGTTCCACCTCGGGAACGGGGCCTCCGTCGCCGCCATCGAGGGCGGCCGCTCGGTCGACACGTCGATGGGACTGACCCCGCTCGAGGGGCTCGTGATGGGCACGCGCTCGGGCGACCTCGACCCGGCGGTGCTGTTCCAGCTCGCGCGTCGCGCCGACATGTCGATCGCCGATCTCGACACCCTGCTCAACAAGCGCTCCGGGCTCTTGGGCCTCGCCGGCGTCAGCGACATGCGCGACATCGGCGAGCGACGGGATGCCGGAGACCCGGCCGCGCAGCTCGCCTTCGACGTCTACGTCCACCGTCTCCGCGCGTACGCGGGGGCCTACCTCGCCCAGCTCGACGGCGTCGACGTGATCTCCTTCACCGCCGGGGTGGGGGAGAACTCGATCCGCGTGCGCGAAGAGGCCATGGCCACTCTCGGGTTCGCCGGCGTCGAGATCGACCCCGAACGCAATGCGACGCGGGCGCGTGGCATCCGTCGCATCTCGACCGACTCCTCGCGCGTCGAGGTGCTCGTCGTCCCCACGAACGAAGAACTCGAGATCGCCCGTCAGACCCTGTCGGTCACCGCGTGA
- a CDS encoding HAD family hydrolase, giving the protein MTDTPALPDLTSSEGVLFDLDGVLTPTAEVHMRAWKEMFDELFAAWNIEPPYTDRDYFEYVDGKKRYDGVASLLRSRDVEVPWGDPSDDPSEDTVCGVGNRKNAVFSRILRAEGIAPYPGSVALLDVLQAAGTPIAVVSSSKNAVEVLEAAGLRERFPVVMDGVVAERDHLASKPAPDVFAEAARMLGVDPARSVAVEDALSGVRSAAAAGYAIVVGVDRGVGADDLAAAGATVVVDDLAAFVD; this is encoded by the coding sequence GTGACCGACACCCCCGCCCTTCCCGACCTGACGTCCTCCGAGGGCGTGCTGTTCGACCTCGACGGCGTGCTGACGCCGACGGCCGAGGTCCACATGCGGGCCTGGAAAGAGATGTTCGACGAGCTCTTCGCGGCGTGGAACATCGAGCCCCCGTACACCGACCGCGACTACTTCGAGTACGTCGACGGGAAGAAGCGTTACGACGGGGTGGCGAGCCTGCTGCGCAGCCGCGATGTCGAGGTGCCGTGGGGCGATCCGTCCGACGATCCGTCCGAAGACACGGTCTGTGGCGTCGGCAACCGTAAGAACGCCGTGTTCTCGCGCATCCTGCGCGCCGAGGGGATCGCACCGTACCCCGGTTCGGTGGCCCTCCTCGACGTGTTGCAGGCCGCCGGGACCCCGATCGCCGTGGTGTCGAGCTCGAAGAACGCCGTCGAGGTGCTCGAGGCGGCCGGCCTCCGCGAGCGCTTCCCCGTCGTCATGGACGGCGTCGTCGCCGAGCGCGACCACCTGGCCTCCAAGCCCGCGCCCGACGTGTTCGCGGAGGCGGCCCGCATGCTCGGCGTCGATCCCGCCCGTTCGGTCGCCGTCGAAGACGCGCTGAGCGGCGTGCGCTCCGCCGCCGCAGCCGGATACGCGATCGTGGTGGGCGTGGACCGCGGAGTCGGCGCCGACGACCTGGCCGCCGCCGGCGCCACCGTGGTCGTCGACGACCTCGCCGCGTTCGTAGACTGA